One window of the Eucalyptus grandis isolate ANBG69807.140 chromosome 8, ASM1654582v1, whole genome shotgun sequence genome contains the following:
- the LOC120287206 gene encoding uncharacterized protein LOC120287206, protein MVASILWHLWKSRNAFVFRQRSLTAEQVVQLALADVTSSSLCHQSSVTRRRTHFDSDHQWHPLASGVLKINIDGAYLTSPQQGAIACVCRDSAGRLITGFTETINASSALQSEIQALVHTLKFLLQKGLEKDHLLLESDCSVVVDAVRNPLWFPWQQRSLFAEARALLPSFPSLHIRHCRRAANFIAD, encoded by the coding sequence ATGGTGGCTTCTATTCTCTGGCACCTATGGAAGAGTAGGAATGCTTTTGTCTTCCGTCAACGAAGCCTAACAGCTGAACAGGTGGTGCAATTAGCTCTTGCCGATGTTacatcatcttctctctgcCATCAGTCGTCCGTGACTCGAAGAAGGACACACTTCGATTCTGACCACCAGTGGCATCCACTAGCTTCGGGTGTTCTTAAGATAAACATCGATGGCGCCTACCTGACCTCCCCACAGCAAGGAGCGATCGCCTGTGTATGTCGCGACTCTGCGGGTCGCCTTATCACTGGATTTACAGAAACCATCAATGCCTCTTCTGCCCTACAATCAGAGATTCAAGCGCTGGTTCATACCTTGAAATTTCTGCTGCAGAAAGGACTGGAAAAAGATCATTTGCTGCTGGAGTCGGATTGCTCTGTGGTGGTGGACGCTGTGCGCAACCCCCTTTGGTTTCCATGGCAGCAACGCTCTCTGTTTGCAGAAGCTAGGGCACTTTTGccctcttttccttctcttcataTTCGGCACTGTAGACGGGCTGCGAACTTCATAGCTGATTAG